Below is a window of Corallococcus silvisoli DNA.
ATAACGTGATGCGTCAACATAACGCACCGCGACATGGTGTCAAGGCGACAGAATGTGAAGTGTGCAAAACGAGAAAGCCGCCGTCCCGGCATGACACCAGGACGGCGGCTGGCTCAGGAAGCGTCAGGGACGCTCCGAGCAGGCACTAGGCGACGTCAGTGGACCGGGTGTCCGGCCGCGACGGCGGAGGGGTCAGCGGGGCGTCTCCGTGGGTGGCGGCCAGGGCGGCCTCCATCTCGTTGACCTCGTCAGTGGGGCTCTCCACCTCGATGTCGAGGTGCTTGTAGTTCGGCAGGCCCGTGCCGGCGGGGATGAGCCGGCCCATGATGACGTTCTCCTTGAGGCCGCGCAGGTAGTCCACCTTGCCGTTGATGGCGGCCTCGGTGAGCACCTTGGTGGTCTCCTGGAACGACGCCGAGGAGATGAACGACTCGGTGGAGAGCGACGCCTTCGTGATGCCGAGCAGCAGGGGCTCGCCCACGGCCGGGCGCTTCCCTTCGGACATGACCTTCTCGTTCTCCTCCTCGAACACCCACTTCTCGACCTGCTCGTCGACCAGGAAGTTGGTGTCGCCCACGTCGGTGACGCGCACCCGGCGCAGCATCTGCCGGACGATCGTCTCGATGTGCTTGTCGTTGATCTTCACGCCCTGCAGTCGGTAGACCTCCTGCACTTCGTCCACCAGGTAGCGCGCGAGTTCCTTCTCGCCCAGCACCTTGAGGATGTCGTGCGGGTTGGCCGCGCCGTCCATCATCGCCTCGCCGGCCTTCACGCGATCGCCGGAGTGGACGTTGATGCTCTTGCCCTTGGAGATCAGGTACTCCTTGGCCAGGTCCGCGCGCTGCTCGCCGCTCACCTCGGGGGTGATGATGAGCTTGCGCTTGCCCTTGGTGTCCTTGCCGAAGGACACCACGCCGTCGATCTCCGCGATCGCCGCCGCGTCCTTGGGCTTGCGCGCCTCGAAGAGCTCGGCCACGCGGGGCAGACCGCCCGTGATGTCCTTGGTCTTCGTCGTCTCGCGCGGCACCTTGGCGATGACCTCGCCCGCGGAGATCTCATCCGTGTCGTTCACGGTGATGATCGCGCCCTGGGGCAGGAAGTAGCTCGCCTGGTTCCTGGAGGACGGCAGATCCTTCACGTTGCCGGACGCGTCGCGGATGGTGACGCGCGGGCGCGCCTCCGGGTCCTTGGACTCGATGACCGTCTTGCGCGACAGGCCCGTCACCTCGTCGAGCGTCTCGGACATCGTCACGCCTTCGATGATGTCCTCGTAGCGCACGACACCGCCCACTTCCGTGAGCAGCGGGATGGCGAACGGATCCCACTCGGCCAGGAGCACGCCCGGCTCCAGCTTCTGGTGTTCCTTCACCAGGATGCGGGCGCCGTAGATGATCTGGTAGCGCTCGCGCTCGCGGCCCGACTCGTCGACGATGACGATCTCGCCGTTGCGGTTCATGGCCACCAGCGTGCCGTCCGCCTTCTGCACCGTGTTCAGGCCCGCGAACTTCACGGAACCCGCGTAGCGGTTCTCCAGGCTGGACTGCTCCGCGCGACGGGTCGCCGCGCCACCGATGTGGAAGGTGCGCATCGTGAGCTGCGTACCCGGCTCACCGATGGACTGCGCCGCGATGACGCCCACGGCCTCGCCCACGGACACCTTGCGGCCACGCGCCAGGTCACGGCCGTAGCACTCCACGCAGATGCCGCGCTTGGCCTGGCACGTCAGCACCGAGCGGATCTTCACCTTGTCCAGGCCGCTGTTCTCGATGCGGCGGACGCGGTCCTCGTCGATCTCCTCGTTGGCGCGCACCAGCACCTCGCCCGTCACCGGGTCGAGGATGTCGTCCAGGGCCACGCGGCCCAGGATGCGCTCACCCAGCGGCTCGATGATCTCGCCGCCCTCGACCAGCGCGCCAATGAACAGACCGTCCATGGTGCCGCAGTCGTACTCGTTGATGATGGCGTCCTGCGCCACGTCCACGAGACGGCGGGTGAGGTAACCGGAGTTGGCCGTCTTGAGCGCCGTGTCCGCCAGACCCTTGCGGGCGCCGTGCGTGGAGATGAAGTACTGGAGCACGGAGAGGCCTTCACGGAAGTTGGCCGTGATGGGCGTCTCGATGATTTCGCCGGAGGGCTTGGCCATCAGGCCGCGCATACCCGCCAGCTGGCGGATCTGCTGGGCGCTGCCGCGGGCGCCGGAGTCGGCCATGATGTAGATGGGGTTGAACGAGGGCTGCTTGCGCGTCACGCGCTTGCCGTCCACGTCCCCGGAGGCCTCGTCCTGGGAGATCTGCTGCATCATCTCCTGGGCGACCTTCTCGGTGATCTCCGCCCAGATATCGATGACCTTGTTGTAGCGCTCACCGTCGGTGATGAGGCCTTCCAGGTACTGGTTCTCGATCTCCGACACTTCCTTGCGCGCGTAGTCCAGGAACTCCTGCTTCTTCGCAGGGATGATCATGTCCTTGAGCGCGATGGAGATACCGGCGCGGGTCGCGTGGAAGTAGCCCGCGCTGCGGACGCGGTCCGCCAGCAGCACCGTCTCCTTCTCGCCCGTGAGGCGGTAGCAGAGGTCGATGAGGTTACCGAGCGACTTCTTGTCGAGCACCTTGTTGATGGCGTCGAAGCCCACGCGGCGCGGCACGACCTCCCACAGCAGCACGCGGCCGACCGTGGTCTCCTTGCGCTTGCCGTCGATGCGGCACACCACCTTGGCCTGCAGGTGGACCTCACCGTGGTCGTATGCGGCGCGCACCTCGTCCGGCGACGCGAACACGCGGCCTTCGCCGTTGGCGAACTCGCGGGCGCGCGTCATGTAGTAGATGCCGAGCACCATGTCCTGCGTCGGGACGATGATCGGCTTGCCGTTCGCGGGGCTGAGGATGTTGTTCGTCGACATCATCAGGACGCGCGCTTCCATCTGAGCCTCGATGGACAGCGGCACGTGCACGGCCATCTGGTCGCCGTCGAAGTCCGCGTTGAACGCGGCGCACACCAGCGGGTGCAGCTGGATGGCCTTGCCTTCAATCAGGACGGGCTCGAAGGCCTGCATGCCCAGGCGGTGCAGCGTGGGGGCGCGGTTGAGGAGCACCGGGTGCTCGCGGATCACATCCTCGAGGATGTCCCAGACCTCCGGACGCTCCTTCTCCACCATCTTCTTCGCCGACTTGATGGTGGTGACGTAGCCCTTCTCTTCGAGCTTGTTGTAGATGAACGGCTTGAAGAGCTCGAGCGCCATGATCTTCGGCAGGCCGCACTGGTGCAGGCGCAGCTCGGGACCCACGACGATGACGGAGCGGCCCGAGTAGTCCACGCGCTTGCCGAGCAGGTTCTGACGGAACCGGCCCTGCTTGCCCTTGAGCATGTCGGACAGCGACTTCAGCGGCCGCTTGTTCGGGCCGGTGATGGTCTTGCCGCGGCGGCCGTTGTCGAACAGCGCGTCCACGGCCTCCTGGAGCATCCGCTTCTCGTTGCGGATGATGATGTCCGGCGCGTTCAGCTCCTGGAGCCGCTTGAGGCGGTTGTTCCGGTTGATGACGCGGCGGTACAGGTCGTTGAGGTCGGAGGTCGCGAAGCGGCCGCCGTCCAGGGGGACCAGGGGGCGCAGGTCGGGCGGGATGACGGGGATGACATCCAGCATCATCCACTCCGGCTTGTTGCCGGAGACGCGGAACGCCTCGGCCACCTTCAGGCGCTTGGCGTACTTCTTCCGCTTCGCCTCGCTGGTGGTCTCGCGCATGTCCTTGCGCAGTTCCTCGGACAGCTTCTCCACGTCCAGGGACTTGAGCATCTCGCGGACGGCCTCGCCGCCCATGCCCGCGGTGAACGAGTCCTCGCCGTGCTCCTGGAAGAGCCGGTGCATCTTCTCCTCGGAGACGAGCTCGCCACGCTGCAGCGGCGTCGCCTTCGGGTCGATGACCATGTAGCTCTCGCAGTACAGCACCTTCTCCATCTCCTTGAGGGTGATGTCGAGCAGGTTGCCGATGCGGCTGGGCAGCGACTTGAGGAACCAGATGTGGGCCACGGGCGTGGCCAGCGTGATGTGTCCCAGGCGCTCACGGCGCACCTTGGACTGGATGACCTCCACGCCGCACTTCTCGCACACGACGCCACGGTGCTTCATGCGCTTGTACTTGCCGCAGTTGCACTCGTAGTCCTTCACCGGCCCGAAGATGCGGGCGCAGAAGAGCCCGTCCCGCTCCGGCTTGAAGGTGCGGTAGTTGATCGTCTCCGGCTTCTTCACCTCGCCGTGCGACCACTGGCGGATCTTGTCGGGCGACGCCAGCGCGATGCGGATGGCGTTGAACGACAGCGGGTCCTTCGGCTTCTCGAAGAAGTTGAAAATGTCCTTCACGTTGCCTCCGAAAACTTATGAGCGCCCGAGGCGCCAAACGTTTCGGGCCCCCGCCCTGCACCCGGCCAGCCGCTCCCCCTACGAGGAAGCAGCCAGCCGGTCAGGCGGGCGCACCGGCTTCTTTGAAAAGGCCTAGGCTTCGGTCCCGGACTTGCGGTCCTCGCCGTCGCCACCACCCAGGAAGTCGCCGCCGAAGCTGCGCTGCCGTTCGGGGGGCGCGCTCTCGAGCAGCTCCACGTCCAGGGCCAGCGACTGGAGCTCCTTGAGGAGCACGTTGAACGACTCGGGCAGGCCGCTCTCCAGGACGTTGTCGCCCTTGACGATCGCCTCGTACATGCGCGTGCGGCCCACCACGTCGTCCGACTTGACCGTGAGGAACTCCTGCAGCGTGTACGCCGCGCCGTAGGCCTCCATCGCCCACACTTCCATCTCGCCCAGACGCTGGCCGCCGAACTGGGCCTTACCGCCCAGGGGCTGCTGCGTGACGAGCGAGTAGGGCCCGATGGAACGGGCGTGGATCTTCTCGTCCACCAGGTGGTGCAGCTTGAGCATGTACATCACGCCCACGGTGACGTTCTGGTCGAACGGCTCACCCGTGCGGCCGTCGAAGAGCACCATCTGGCCCGAGCGCGGCAGCCGGCCTTCGTCGAACAGGCCGTGGATCTCCGTCTCGCGGGCGCCGTCGAACACCGGCGTCGCGACGTGGATGCCCTTCTTCAGGCGGCGGCAGAGGTCCTGCACCTCGGGGTCGGACAGGCCGTCCACGAAGTCGCCGAACGCCTTGTCGTCGTAGATGGTCTTCAGCTGCTTCTTGAGCTGCTCGCCGCTGAAGTTCTCATCCAGGTAGCGCTGGATCTGCTCGCCCACGCCCTTGGCGGCCCAGCCCAGGTGGACCTCCAGGATCTGCCCGATGTTCATGCGGCTGGGAACGCCGAGCGGGTTGAGGACGATGTCCACCGGACGGCCATCCTCCAGGTACGGCATGTCCTCCTCGGGGAGGACGCGGGACACGACGCCCTTGTTGCCGTGGCGGCCGGCCATCTTGTCGCCCACCGCCAGCTTGCGCTTGATGGCGACGTACACCTTCACCATCTTGATGACGCCCGGGGGGAGCTCGTCGCCCTTCTTGATGCGGGCGATCTTCTCGCCGAAGGCCAGCTTCACGGCCTCCTTCGTCTCCTCCAGGTTGCGCAGGATGTCGCGCAGGCGCGCGTCCAGCGGATCACCGACGGAGATCTCGCCCCAGTACTTGTACGGCACCGTGGCCAGCAGTTCGTCGTTGAGGATGTCCCCCTTCTTCAGGAGGATCTTCCCCTTGTCGTCCACGAGCTTGCCCTGGACCTCCTTGCCGCGGACCAGGCCGCGCAGGCGGCTGTAGGCGGAGTCCTGGAGGACCTTGATCTCGTCGTTCTGGTCCTTGAGGAGCTTCGCCTCCTCCATGGACTCGATCTGCTTGGCGCGCTCGTCCTTCTCCACGCCCTTGCGGCTGAACACCTTGGCGTTGATGACGGTGCCCACCACGCCCGGGGGGACGCGCAGGGAGCTGTCGCGCACGTCGCCGGCCTTCTCACCGAAGATGGCGCGCAGCAGCTTCTCTTCCGGAGACAGCTGGGTCTCGCCCTTCGGGGTGATCTTGCCCACCAGCACGTCGCCGGGCTTCACCTCGGCGCCGATGCGGATGATGCCGCTCTCGTCCAGGTCCTTGAGGGCTTCCTCACCCACGTTCGGGATGTCGCGGGTGATCTCCTCCTTGCCCAGCTTGGTGTCGCGCGCGATGCACTCGAACTCCTCGATGTGGATGGACGTGAAGACGTCCTCCTTGAGGATGCGCTCGCTGAGCAGGATGGAGTCTTCGAAGTTGTAGCCCTGCCACGGCATGAACGCGACGACGATGTTCTGCCCCAGCGCCAGCTCACCGGTCTCGGTGGCCGGACCGTCCGCGATCACGTCGCCCTTCTTCACCCGGTCACCCTTGCGGATGATGGGCTTCTGGTTGAGGCACGTGTTCTGGTTGGAGCGCTGGTACTTGAGCAGGTTGTAGATGTCCACCTCGCTGGACACGTCGCTCAGGGCCGCGTTGGAGTCCGCCTTCACCACGATGCGGCTGGCGTCCACCGACTCCACGATGCCGTCGCGGCGGGCCACGCACGTCACGCCCGAGTCGCGCGCGACGATGGCCTCGATACCAGTGCCCACGAGCGGCGCGGACGTGCGCAGCAGCGGCACGGCCTGGCGCTGCATGTTGGAGCCCATCAGCGCGCGGTTCGCGTCGTCGTTCTCCAGGAACGGGATGAGGGAGGCGGCCACCGACACCAGCTGGTTCGGGGACACGTCCATCAGGTCCACGTCCTCGGCCTTGACCTGGACGAACTCGCCGCTGCGGCGGCTCTGCACCAGCGCGTTGAGGAACTTGCCCTTCTTGTCCGTCTCCGCGTTGGCCTGGGCGATGGTGTGCTTCTCCTCCTCCAGCGCCGAGTAGAACGCCACGTCCGCCGTCACGCTGCCCGCGTCCACCTTGCGGTACGGCGTCTCCACGAAGCCGAACTCGTTGACGCGCGCGTAGGTCGACAGCGACGCGATGAGGCCGATGTTCGGGCCTTCCGGCGTCTCGATGGGGCAGATGCGGCCGTAGTGCGTCGGGTGCACGTCGCGGACTTCGAAGCCCGCGCGCT
It encodes the following:
- the rpoC gene encoding DNA-directed RNA polymerase subunit beta'; this encodes MKDIFNFFEKPKDPLSFNAIRIALASPDKIRQWSHGEVKKPETINYRTFKPERDGLFCARIFGPVKDYECNCGKYKRMKHRGVVCEKCGVEVIQSKVRRERLGHITLATPVAHIWFLKSLPSRIGNLLDITLKEMEKVLYCESYMVIDPKATPLQRGELVSEEKMHRLFQEHGEDSFTAGMGGEAVREMLKSLDVEKLSEELRKDMRETTSEAKRKKYAKRLKVAEAFRVSGNKPEWMMLDVIPVIPPDLRPLVPLDGGRFATSDLNDLYRRVINRNNRLKRLQELNAPDIIIRNEKRMLQEAVDALFDNGRRGKTITGPNKRPLKSLSDMLKGKQGRFRQNLLGKRVDYSGRSVIVVGPELRLHQCGLPKIMALELFKPFIYNKLEEKGYVTTIKSAKKMVEKERPEVWDILEDVIREHPVLLNRAPTLHRLGMQAFEPVLIEGKAIQLHPLVCAAFNADFDGDQMAVHVPLSIEAQMEARVLMMSTNNILSPANGKPIIVPTQDMVLGIYYMTRAREFANGEGRVFASPDEVRAAYDHGEVHLQAKVVCRIDGKRKETTVGRVLLWEVVPRRVGFDAINKVLDKKSLGNLIDLCYRLTGEKETVLLADRVRSAGYFHATRAGISIALKDMIIPAKKQEFLDYARKEVSEIENQYLEGLITDGERYNKVIDIWAEITEKVAQEMMQQISQDEASGDVDGKRVTRKQPSFNPIYIMADSGARGSAQQIRQLAGMRGLMAKPSGEIIETPITANFREGLSVLQYFISTHGARKGLADTALKTANSGYLTRRLVDVAQDAIINEYDCGTMDGLFIGALVEGGEIIEPLGERILGRVALDDILDPVTGEVLVRANEEIDEDRVRRIENSGLDKVKIRSVLTCQAKRGICVECYGRDLARGRKVSVGEAVGVIAAQSIGEPGTQLTMRTFHIGGAATRRAEQSSLENRYAGSVKFAGLNTVQKADGTLVAMNRNGEIVIVDESGRERERYQIIYGARILVKEHQKLEPGVLLAEWDPFAIPLLTEVGGVVRYEDIIEGVTMSETLDEVTGLSRKTVIESKDPEARPRVTIRDASGNVKDLPSSRNQASYFLPQGAIITVNDTDEISAGEVIAKVPRETTKTKDITGGLPRVAELFEARKPKDAAAIAEIDGVVSFGKDTKGKRKLIITPEVSGEQRADLAKEYLISKGKSINVHSGDRVKAGEAMMDGAANPHDILKVLGEKELARYLVDEVQEVYRLQGVKINDKHIETIVRQMLRRVRVTDVGDTNFLVDEQVEKWVFEEENEKVMSEGKRPAVGEPLLLGITKASLSTESFISSASFQETTKVLTEAAINGKVDYLRGLKENVIMGRLIPAGTGLPNYKHLDIEVESPTDEVNEMEAALAATHGDAPLTPPPSRPDTRSTDVA
- the rpoB gene encoding DNA-directed RNA polymerase subunit beta — its product is MPTQIQNNFRVRKTFAKIAKIIDIPNLINIQKQSYEKFLQADIAPEKREDLGLQGVFKSVFPIRDFNETSSLEFVSYHLEKPKYDVDECHQRGMTYSAPIKVVVRLVVWDKDEETGAQSIRDVKEQEVYFGEIPLMTQNGTFIINGTERVVVSQLHRSPGAFFDHDKGKSHSSGKLLYNARIIPYRGSWIDFEFDHKDLLYVRIDRRRKLPATVLIRALGAVGDTAKKNPLDFKGSTEEILNYYYATETIYLQSAADFEKSVELELLPGQRATRDIKTKSGELIVKKNRKFTRAAIKKLEAAKMTKLPIDADELFTKVSAYDVVDENTGEVILECNEEVSQEKVDELLKREIKEFKVLFIDNLNVGPYLRETLMLDKIESPEQAIMEIYRRLRPGDPPTPETATNLFSNLFFNPERYDLSKVGRLKLNFKFSLEEPLDGQILTKRDILEVIRYLIDLKNGKGTIDDIDHLGNRRVRAVGELLENQYRIGLVRMERAIKERMSLQEIETLMPHDLINAKPVTAVIKEFFGSSQLSQFMDQTNPLSEVTHKRRLSALGPGGLTRERAGFEVRDVHPTHYGRICPIETPEGPNIGLIASLSTYARVNEFGFVETPYRKVDAGSVTADVAFYSALEEEKHTIAQANAETDKKGKFLNALVQSRRSGEFVQVKAEDVDLMDVSPNQLVSVAASLIPFLENDDANRALMGSNMQRQAVPLLRTSAPLVGTGIEAIVARDSGVTCVARRDGIVESVDASRIVVKADSNAALSDVSSEVDIYNLLKYQRSNQNTCLNQKPIIRKGDRVKKGDVIADGPATETGELALGQNIVVAFMPWQGYNFEDSILLSERILKEDVFTSIHIEEFECIARDTKLGKEEITRDIPNVGEEALKDLDESGIIRIGAEVKPGDVLVGKITPKGETQLSPEEKLLRAIFGEKAGDVRDSSLRVPPGVVGTVINAKVFSRKGVEKDERAKQIESMEEAKLLKDQNDEIKVLQDSAYSRLRGLVRGKEVQGKLVDDKGKILLKKGDILNDELLATVPYKYWGEISVGDPLDARLRDILRNLEETKEAVKLAFGEKIARIKKGDELPPGVIKMVKVYVAIKRKLAVGDKMAGRHGNKGVVSRVLPEEDMPYLEDGRPVDIVLNPLGVPSRMNIGQILEVHLGWAAKGVGEQIQRYLDENFSGEQLKKQLKTIYDDKAFGDFVDGLSDPEVQDLCRRLKKGIHVATPVFDGARETEIHGLFDEGRLPRSGQMVLFDGRTGEPFDQNVTVGVMYMLKLHHLVDEKIHARSIGPYSLVTQQPLGGKAQFGGQRLGEMEVWAMEAYGAAYTLQEFLTVKSDDVVGRTRMYEAIVKGDNVLESGLPESFNVLLKELQSLALDVELLESAPPERQRSFGGDFLGGGDGEDRKSGTEA